A region of Argentina anserina chromosome 5, drPotAnse1.1, whole genome shotgun sequence DNA encodes the following proteins:
- the LOC126794521 gene encoding uncharacterized protein LOC126794521: MMCSDLSPPRISFSHDLSQADAKPRRDASLLDMNCDFEFSISRSFRQDEPSSADELFSHGIIKPMQPRERSSVEEARHLYSLPPLSSQNPKKETTRKDNNVSSQFMDVNSPEHLDQNNSKPQSKSFWGFKRSSSLNQENKKSLLCSLPEFLRRSNSTGSAPNPKKSTIYKDSQAQAAQQKRQSSSSSSGFMSKSSSTSSSSSSSQHRMLPRPPSRKGHGGTSNYGNGVRISPVLNVPSPYISKGTAKLFRLSSFLYPEGKEKMQKK; the protein is encoded by the coding sequence ATGATGTGTTCGGATCTTAGTCCTCCTCGAATATCTTTTTCTCATGATCTTAGCCAAGCAGATGCGAAACCCAGAAGGGATGCTTCACTGCTGGACATGAACTGTGATTTTGAGTTCAGCATTAGCAGAAGTTTCAGGCAAGATGAGCCTTCTTCAGCAGATGAGCTTTTCTCCCATGGAATCATCAAACCTATGCAACCCAGAGAGAGATCATCAGTTGAGGAAGCCAGGCACCTTTattctcttcctcctctctcAAGTCAGAATCCAAAGAAAGAGACCACCAGGAAGGACAACAATGTCAGTTCACAGTTCATGGATGTGAACAGTCCTGAACATTTGGACCAGAACAACAGCAAGCCTCAGTCCAAGTCCTTCTGGGGGTTCAAGAGAAGCAGCAGCCTCAACCAAGAGAACAAGAAGAGTCTACTTTGTTCATTACCAGAGTTCTTGAGAAGAAGCAACTCAACAGGGTCAGCTCCAAATCCAAAGAAGTCTACAATATACAAGGATTCTCAAGCTCAAGCAGCTCAACAGAAAAGGCAGTcgtcctcatcatcatcaggtTTTATGTCAAAGTCATCGTCAACATCGTCGTCGTCTTCTTCAAGTCAACACCGAATGTTACCAAGGCCGCCATCAAGGAAAGGTCATGGAGGAACATCTAACTACGGCAATGGTGTTCGGATTAGTCCTGTGTTAAATGTACCATCACCTTACATATCTAAAGGAACTGCAAAGCTCTTCCGTTTGAGTTCTTTTCTATACCCTGAAGGAAAGGAGAAGATGCAAAAGAAATGA